ATTGACTCCCCTCAAGCCGCCTGCGGGCTCTTTGGAGGCGGAGTACTGGGCTTATGTCAATGACTTGATAGACTCCCATTTTCTCTTTGATGCGCCACTGGGCAAGAAACTTGCATCTTCTGTCACCTCGGACAAGGAGGCCCTGCATCTGGCCATGGGCTTTGAAAAAGAGTCCATTCTTTTTTTTACTGAGATGAAGGGACTGGTGCCGGCTGAGGAGGCCAAGGCCGTGGAAGGATGTATCCAGGAGGAGCGGAAACATTTGAGAAAGCTGGCTGAGCTTCTCAAGATCGGCTCCTGAGGTCTCTGGGAAGAGGTGATGCCGAGTGAAGGAGCTTGTGCACAGCCGTGACATAAAGATCCGCACATATGATCTGGGCAATGGAAAGATAATGGTGGAGGGCCGTCTCACAGACCAACGCCACAGGCCCAGAAAAGGTGAGAGCTTCGAGGGGGCGTTTCTGGTCCATGACATGGTGGCCCGGCTGGTTGTGACGGGCCCGGATATGAAGATCCAGAAAGTGGAGACCCAAATGTGCAGTCATCCCAGGGATGGTTGCACAGAGGTCCTGCCCTGGATGCAGAGGCTGGAAGGAGTGAGAATCACAAGGGGTTTCACTCAAAGAGTCAAGGAACTGGTTGGAAACAGCAAGGGTTGTGCACACCTTACGAGCCTCCTGATAACCCTTGGGCCTGCAGCGGTTCAGGGTTATTGGGCAGCTTATGGAGTGGATCGAAAAGAGTTGACCCCAGAAGATCCAAGGATCCGCATGGTGGTGAATACCTGCTATCTTTGGAGAGAAGGAGGGCCTCTGTTGCAAGGTCTCAGAGAAAGCCAGGGGAGCAAGGCTGATAGAGACTCAAAGAAGTGAATGCCCAAGAGGTCTTGACATTCCTGTGTTGAGCAAGATCTACGAATTTCAAGATATGTCCCCCCCCCTGCCCGATAAAACTTGCCCACTTCTCAAGAAAAAGACAGGTTCGATCTAGAGAAAAAAGGGTGGATTCTGTGGAGTTGATCCAACTGGCCAAGAAGATCTCATGGTCAATGCGATCCCTTTCGCTGCCTGGCCCTCACATGGAGCCTCAGGGGTGCTCCAGTGAAATCGAACTCCTCCCTGATGCGGTGGATCAGATAACGCTTGTAGTTTTCAGTGATACCTTCTGGGTGATTGCTGAAAGCCACAAAGGTGGGGGGCTGCACTCTGGGTTGAGCCACATAATACAGCTTTGGTCTTCGGCCTCCTTGAATGGCAGGGGGATGATCCTCTACCCATTGTCTGAAGCGTTCATTGAGCACTGAGGTGGATATCCTGCGGGCGCAGCTAGCACAAACCTTTTCCACCCAGGAGAAAATGTTTCCCACTCTTAGTCCTGTTAGGGCCGAGATGGTGAGCACCGGAGCAAACTCCACCTGGTGCAGGCTATGGCGCACCCTGGCCACATATTCGTCGTGGGTGCGGTGATTCTTTTCCACTAGATCCCATTTGTTGAGAAGCAAGATGCAGCCCTTTCCTGCATCCAGGATCTCCTGAGCTATGGCCGAGTCCTGATCTGTGGGACCTTCCACGGCATCCAGGACCAGAAGGGCCACGTGGCACCTCTCTATGCTCTTGATGGCTCTAATGACGCTGTAACGCTCCAAGGAAAGCCTGATTTGGGATTTGCGTCGAATTCCAGCAGTATCTATGAGAAGAAAAGATTTCCCGTACCACTTGACAGGGGTATCCACAGCATCCCTAGTGGTTCCCGGAAAAGGGCTTACCAGGGATCTCTCTCTATTGCAAAGCCTGTTTACCAGCGAGGACTTACCCACATTGGGTCTTCCCACCACCGCTACCCTTGTTGGTTGGCCCTCCTGGGAAGGCGTCTCTTGCTCAGAAGGGAAACTACAGGTCAGCTCGTCCAGGAACTCGGCCACACCTCTGCCGTGGAGTGCCGAGATGGTGTAAAGCCTCTGGGCTCCCAGCTCAAAGAATTCCAGAACCGAGGCCTCCTGTTTCTGGCCGTCCACCTTGTTAACCACAAAGAAAACCGGCTTGGATGTGCGGCGAAGCAGCTCTGCTGTTTCCCTATCAGAAGGCGTAAGCCCGCTGGCCCCATCCAGAAGCAAGACCACAACGTCGGCCTCTTCTATGGCGATCTGGGTCTGGGCTCTCATCTGAGCCAGAAGTGGTTCCTGACCTCCAGGCTCCAGACCTCCGGTGTCCACAAGAATGAAGGACTTTCCGTTCCAGCTCACCCGGCTGTACAGGCGATCTCTGGTAACCCCGGGCATGTCATCCACAAGGGCTTTGCGTTCACCTGAAATCCTGTTGAACAGGGTGGATTTACCGGTATTGGGTCTGCCCACTATGGCCACCACTGGGTTCATCCGCATCTCCAACAAGACCAGGACCACGTGCCTAATGCACCATTGGTCAATAAAATTGGGCCATTCAGGCCTACTCCAGGAATGTTCCCCCAATGGCTTTCTTACAAACGCAAAGCCTACGAGGGTTCAGCCTTGCAGATCATGAGTCCATGGGTAATTCTCCCCAAGAAAAGTTGGCTTGGCTCTTTGCTCACAAAGAGAATTTCACCAGCATCACTCTAGGTATTGCTCTTCCCTGGAGACCTTGGCCTCAAGGCTGCCTGCTGGGATCAAGAATTCCTCCACAGTATGAGCAGCTAAGCTAGTAGTAGCCCATTTTCTTAAGGCTCTTCTGGTCCTTGGACCAGTTCTTTTCCACCTTGACCCACAGCTCCAGGTAAACCCCCCTATCCAGCAAGCTCTCCAGCTCTTTTCTGGCAGCTGAGCCTATTTTCTTTAGCATACGGCCCCCAGCGCCTATTAGGATGGGCTTTTGGGATTCCTTTTCTACATAAAGAACGCACCTTATGTATATGGGTCTTGGAGGTTCCCTTTCCTGGAATTCCTCCACAACCACTGCCACTGAATAAGGTATCTCCTCTCCGCACATATGAAACACCTTTTCCCTGACCACCTCCGAAGCCAAGAAGCGCTCGGGCAAGTCCGTAATCTGATCCTGCGGGAAGTATTGGGGACCTGGGGGAAGACGTCTTACTAGCTCCTTCTCCAGGAGATCCACCCCGTCTCCTGTCAAGGCGCTGATGGGCACTATGGCTTCGAAGGGGTATGAAGATTCAAGGTTCTTCATCAATGGGAGAAGAGAGGGCTTAGGAACCAAGTCTATCTTGTTTATGACCAGGATTACCGGAGTGGAGCATTCTTTGAGAAGTCTCATGATCCAAGAGTGATTCAACTCCTCGGAGGCCACTGGCTCCACCAGCAGAAGCGTCAGATCCACCTCCTTGAGGGCTTTCAAGGCTTCCCTCACCATGTATTGTTGAAAGGTTCCCCTGGGCTCGTGGATGCCAGGGGTGTCCACAAAAATCATTTGAGCCTCAGAACTGGTCTTTATGCCCAAGATCCTCTTGCGAGTGGTCTGAGGACGTGGGGAAATGGCGGCCACTTTGTGCTCCACCAAACGGTTGAGCAAGGTGGACTTGCCCACATTGGGCCTACCGAAGATGCCTATGTAACCTGATCTGAAAGTTACTTCTGTCATGGTCAGAGTGTTCTTGCCTTAGGTTCCCAGCTGCCTCATCTTGATCTGCCCCAAGAAGAAATTGTCTCACTTCTGTGCCTGGGAATGTGGGTCTGCCAGAAGTTTTTCCAGTAGTTGCTTGGCGGCCTGCTGCTCAGCTTCTTTCTTGCTTTTTCCTTTTCCCAAACCGTAAAGTTCAGGCCCCACCTCGACCCTGACATGAAAGAGTTTTTCGTGATCAGGCCCCTGTTCTGCTACAAGCACATACCTGGGTGTCACCCTTAAGAAGGACTGGGTGTACTCCTGAAGCCTGCTTTTGAAATCCTCCTGCA
Above is a genomic segment from bacterium containing:
- a CDS encoding DUF2889 domain-containing protein → MKELVHSRDIKIRTYDLGNGKIMVEGRLTDQRHRPRKGESFEGAFLVHDMVARLVVTGPDMKIQKVETQMCSHPRDGCTEVLPWMQRLEGVRITRGFTQRVKELVGNSKGCAHLTSLLITLGPAAVQGYWAAYGVDRKELTPEDPRIRMVVNTCYLWREGGPLLQGLRESQGSKADRDSKK
- the der gene encoding ribosome biogenesis GTPase Der; this encodes MNPVVAIVGRPNTGKSTLFNRISGERKALVDDMPGVTRDRLYSRVSWNGKSFILVDTGGLEPGGQEPLLAQMRAQTQIAIEEADVVVLLLDGASGLTPSDRETAELLRRTSKPVFFVVNKVDGQKQEASVLEFFELGAQRLYTISALHGRGVAEFLDELTCSFPSEQETPSQEGQPTRVAVVGRPNVGKSSLVNRLCNRERSLVSPFPGTTRDAVDTPVKWYGKSFLLIDTAGIRRKSQIRLSLERYSVIRAIKSIERCHVALLVLDAVEGPTDQDSAIAQEILDAGKGCILLLNKWDLVEKNHRTHDEYVARVRHSLHQVEFAPVLTISALTGLRVGNIFSWVEKVCASCARRISTSVLNERFRQWVEDHPPAIQGGRRPKLYYVAQPRVQPPTFVAFSNHPEGITENYKRYLIHRIREEFDFTGAPLRLHVRARQRKGSH
- a CDS encoding ferritin family protein encodes the protein MAGIFKVNEVVSIAVEIEKRGEQFYREMASKAQSSQVKEALEFLSGEEVKHQKIFSQMLSRLTPLKPPAGSLEAEYWAYVNDLIDSHFLFDAPLGKKLASSVTSDKEALHLAMGFEKESILFFTEMKGLVPAEEAKAVEGCIQEERKHLRKLAELLKIGS
- the era gene encoding GTPase Era, producing MTEVTFRSGYIGIFGRPNVGKSTLLNRLVEHKVAAISPRPQTTRKRILGIKTSSEAQMIFVDTPGIHEPRGTFQQYMVREALKALKEVDLTLLLVEPVASEELNHSWIMRLLKECSTPVILVINKIDLVPKPSLLPLMKNLESSYPFEAIVPISALTGDGVDLLEKELVRRLPPGPQYFPQDQITDLPERFLASEVVREKVFHMCGEEIPYSVAVVVEEFQEREPPRPIYIRCVLYVEKESQKPILIGAGGRMLKKIGSAARKELESLLDRGVYLELWVKVEKNWSKDQKSLKKMGYY